In the genome of Desulfobulbaceae bacterium DB1, the window ACTTTTCAAATAAGTCTTCAAGTAGTCTTTCTTTTTGTCATCAAACCAAATTACATCCATAGGCCCGGCATCAGCAATTCGTTTGTCGCAATGCAGGTAACTTCCATCTAAAGCATTAAGCAGGTGATTTAATCTAGTCGCAAACGGCCCGAATTTATTTGCTTCAAATCGCAGATCAAGAGGGTTGTCCGGAGCACACTTTTCAATATTCCGTTCCAAAAACCAGGCAAGTTTCTGAATTTCTAACAGAGTACATTCTATGCCGAGTATCCAATATTGTCTTATTAATTCTGCCACTAAAGCTCGTGCAGGCGTTAGCTTCTGGACCCCTGTCTTTTTTGCAACATTCTGGTATTTTTTTATAGGCTCAAAAACAATAATCTCAACATTTTCTATATCTGACAAAACATCCACAATTTCATCGCGCACATCGTTCCAATCTAGCCCTCCATTCCCACATCCCAAAGGAGGGATAGCGATTGATTTGATTTGATTTTCAATAATTACACGATGCAAGTCTAACAGGCCTTGAGCAACCCATTCCATCTTGGTTGGATGCCGCCAATGTTTTTTTGTGGGGAAATTGATTATCCATTTCGGCCCAAACAATTGAGCGTTTCTGACGACAAACATTTGTCCGACATCAACTTTTTTTGCCTTACAAGCCGCTTCATATTGCTTGGTATTTTCGGGGAATGCTTCCTTAAACATCAAAGCTATACCTTTTCCCATAACACCTACGGTATTAACCGTATTAACTAATGCTTCAGCCTCAGCTTTAAGTAAGTTTCCTTTAGTAAACCGTATCATTAGAAATACCACCCAGGAAGTTTTTTAACCTGCAGATCAATACCACTGCCATTGGCTAGTTTTTGAATATGGTTCAGCCCCTGATCTGTGTAACAAACAGCCCCAATGAATTTCTCAATCGGCAAATGCTGATAAATCAAGGCTTCAGCTTGGTACCGTTCAAGTTTACCAGGATCATCAGGGTCTCTTTGGAAATTCCTACTCTGCAACAAAGGCCAATCGATTCGTTCCAGGTCAACTAATTCGCTATAAAATTGAGCGCTTAAAAGATATGCGTGCCGGTCGGTAAAGACAAACGGGTTCTCCATTTGGTTCAACTTATGCAAGCTAGAAACAAAAATAACCACTTTTTCATTAGGCACCTTTGTAATGCCAGCATACCCTGTTTTAATATTGTACATCATCGGCGAAAATGGTGTGAAGTAAAAAGGAATGTAGTCACTTAATGTTCCGCCAGGATTGATCGGCACATCCCGATATTGTCGCTTATTAATTAGCTCAGGATTTCCTATGGTTCGGTATTCCAAATCCTGAATAGAAGAATTACGGCAATACATACCATGTCTAAGAATCCACTGAACGTTGTCCATGTGAACAATTCTAAAGATCAGGGCTTTTAGAGGATTAAGGTTATCCGACATTTCTTTCTGGAATTAGCGTAAAATATGCGACCAAATATTAATACAAACTATACTCTATTTTATATTATTCTCATCATTTAGATGGAAAGAAAACCAACAAGACTGTCATTTATCCTTCTTTCGTTAAATTCTATCCCCTGCCGAAGCCCCGGCCCCCTGAAACCTCTTAAAATTCTCCGCCTGCTCGAAAATTTCTTTATACACCTCATCACGGTCAACCGGCGGGTAGTCATTCTCGGCAAGAAGGATAATCAGGTCTGCCTTCAGCTCGGCTTTAATGTCATCGCGGGCGTCCCAGTCGGTATACTTGGCCTTGTCATCAACTATAACTTTAACCTCCTTGGCCAGGTGCAGAAGTTTGTCTTCCGGGTATTCAAAATCATACTTATGCGCCAGGGCCTTCAGGATGTCATAGAACGCCTTTTCCTCAAAATCAATGCCCAGGTCGGCAAATGACTCTTTCTCCTTTCTTAACGCCTGAATCAGGTCGTAAATCTCATTGGTGAAATCATCCAGCACTTCACTTACCAATACATCCTGTTCCTTGCGCTCATTGTACCGCTCCACCAGCGCCTTGAGCTTCTTTGAAAAGTCGATACCCTTGATCTTGTTTACCTTCTTGAAATCGCCAATGGCCTTGGCCAAGAGCTGTTGCAGGATTTTAATTTTCGTGTTGGGCAGCTTGATCTTTTCTATCTTGGCAAGGTAATCGTCATCAAACAGGTCATGCTCCTTGCCCCCATCTTTTCCCATCTTGAATATCTCTTCCACCCCATCGCTCTTGATGGCCTCCTTGATCATCTCCCGAACCTTGGCGTTCATCTGTGCCGTGTCCGGGGCGTCGCCCTTGGTCAGCTTGAAGACAATGGAACGGACAGCCAGATAAAAATGGATATGGTCACGCTCATCCTGGCTGAAGGCGTCCGAGCCGCAGCAGATGTCATAGGCAGCCTTCAACCGCTTTACCAGATACATGAACCGCTTTTCCTGGGTATCGGTGATCATGGCAAACTCAGCCGCCATGTTGAGGCAATGCAACTGTTCAAGCGGAGCGCCGCTGAAATATGGTTTCTTGTCAAACTTGTGGAACACCTTGGCCAGCAGATCAAGATGGTCTTTGACCACCACAATGGACTGCTCTACCTCTTCAAAGTTTGAGCTGTCGGTTTTGGAATACTGGGCCAGGGCCTGATTCATCTGGCGTTTGATACCGATATAGTCCACCACCAGCCCCTTTTCCTTGCTCTCAAACTTGCGGTTAACGCGGGAGATGGTCTGGATCAGGTTGTGCCGCTGGATGGGCTTGTCGATATACATGGTATCCAGAAACGGCACATCAAAACCGGTGAGCCACATATCCACCACAATGGCAATCTTGAAGTTTGATTTCCCGTTCTTGAACTGTCGGTCCAGTTCTTTGCGATAGTCCTTGGTGCCGAGCATGTCATACAGCTCTTTAGGATCATCCTGGCCACGGGTCATGATCATCTTGAACCGCTCCATGGGCTTGATCTCTTTTTTCTCCTTCTCGGAGAGTTCCACGCCTTCCTCGCATACCTTCACATCTGCCCATTCAGGCCGCAGCGCAATAACCGCCTTGTAGAAATCCCAGGCAATGAAACGGCTTGAGCAAACAAACATGGCCTTGCCCTTGACTGTCGCGCCTTCGCTCACCCGCGCCTCATAATGCTTCACAAAATCATCAGCCAGGGCCTTGATCCGGTCAGGGTCGCCCAGGATAGAGTTCATCTGGGCATTGGCCTTCTTGCTCTCTTCAATCTGGTATTCGCTAGCCCCCTCTTCAGCACACTGGGCGTAATACTCTTCAATCTCCTGCAATTTGGAATTATCAAGCAACACCTTGGCGGCCCGGCCTTCATATACAATGCGCACGGTGATTTCATCGGCAACCGATTCGGTCATGGTGTAGGCGTCCACCACTTCGCCGAACACATCAAGGGTCGCGTCGATGGGGGTGCCGGTAAAGCCGACATAGGTGGCATTAGGCAGGGAATCATGCAGATACTTGGCAAAGCCATAGGTTTTGCTCACCGACTTCACACCGTTCTTTTCTGTGATACGCACCTTCTGATCAAGATTGACCTGGCTCCTATGCGCCTCATCGGATATGCAGATCACATTGTCCCGGTCGGTTAAGAGTTCCGTGTCCTCGGTGAACTTGTGGATGGTAGTCAGGAAAACGCCGCCGCTGTTCCGGCCTTTCAAAAGTTCCCGCAGATGCCCCCGGTTCTCAACACTGATCACTGAGTCATCACCGATATACCCCTTGCCATTGGTGAATTGGGCGGAAAGTTGATCATCCAGGTCGGTGCGGTCGGTAATCAGCACAATGGTGGGGCTGGCGAAATCAACGCTTTTCATCAAAAGCCGGGTCAGAAAGAGCATGGTAAAGCTCTTGCCGCAGCCGGTGGCCCCGAAATAGGTGCCGCCCTTGCCGTCCCCCTCCGGGCGGCGGTGCGCCTTGATATTCTGATAGAGCTTGTTGGCCGCGTAATACTGGGGATACCGGCAGAGGATTTTTTCATCCTTTTTGGATGTGTCCGGAAAATAGATAAAGTTGCGGATAATGTCCCGCAGCCGGTCTTGGTTGAACAGACCCTTGATCATGGTGAAGAGCGAGTCGATACCATCCTTTTCAACCAGATCGCCGCCATCGGTTTTGCGCCAGGCATAGAAAAATTCGTATTGAGCAAAGAAGGAACCGGCCTTGTTGTTCACCCCGTCGCTGATCACGCAAATGGCGTTGTATTTGAACAGTTCCGGGATGTCCCGCCGGTAACGCACCGTCAACTGCACATAGGCGTCATGGATGGTGGCCTCTTCCCGGATGGCGCTCTTGAACTCAAAAACCACCAAAGGCAGGCCGTTGATATAAAGAATACCGTCCGGGATGCGCTTTTCATATCCGGTAATTTCAAGCTGATTAACGATTTTAAAGATATTATTGCCTGCATGGTAGACGGCAGGCTGCTCGGCAACTACGGTTGCCAGTTCAGAGGCTTCCGGGGTGCGGAATGCTGTCAGTTGTCTGTAGTCGATAAGCTGGACATAGAGGTCTTTCTTGCTGCGGTCTTCCCTTTTGAGCAGAAAACCGTCCGAGACCATTTTCATGATGGCCTTGTTGCTCTCGTACAAATCGGAAGCGGGGAAGGTCTCCAGCTTGCGGACAATGAATTCTATCTCGCCGGGGGTGATGTTGTCGGCTTTGTATTGAGTGGCCAGGAAGGTTCGCAGGTCTTCCTTGATGAGAACGTCGGCAGGATCGCGGGCAATGCCCTGGCCAAGGACATGGGGATAGCCCTCTCCTTCAAGAAGCTCGATAATCGCCTGTTCTAAGCGTTCTTCAGTGAATTTCATTAGGCTGCCATCCTGGTCATTTTTGAAAGAAGGATACCATTCAATGTGTTTAATATGTTTTGTTCTCCTTCTTTTAAATAAAGATGCTGAAACAGTGCCGTTGATACCTTCTCAAATTCCTCGACAATATCTTCGACAGGAAAAATTGTGACAATACTATTCAATAAATTTTGAGTTAATAAAGGTTGTCCTGTCCCTTCACTTCTCTCATTAAGGTTAAGACTTTTGAGAGTGTGAAAACAAAACATATTTTGCTGGTTTAATGATTTCGCACAGATTGCGTTGTCACTGATCCAACATTTGCCAGGAACTCTGTATAAACTGCCGCAATAAGCACCTACACGTCCTATTGCAACAACATTGTCATTGTTTGATTTATTCGCAAAACCTAATATCCCATTCCCTCCGTAGATAGGAAAATTCCCCTCATCCAATGGTCTTGATTTTCCATTTTTGAACTTTATCATTTTTTCCAACAGTCCAGCCGACCAACCCTGCGGAATCTCCTGATCCAGTTCATCATTGTAAACCATCTCGCCGCCGCTGGATTTATAGGGCTTGCCTTCCAGTTCCGGTTTGCCGATGGCTGCGACATACTCGGCGGAAATGGGGAACTCAAAATCCACAAACCACTGCTTGTAAATGGCCTGGGCGGTCTCTTCCAGCTTTTGGTTGAGCTGTTCGTTGAGCCTGATCCGTCCAACAATGGTGTGGTACTCCTTGACAATCTCCCGCTGTTTTTCCGGGGATGGCACAGGAATTTCCATTTCACAGAAGTCGTTCCAACTAAAGCCGCCCCGTACGCTGCTGTCTGTCGTGAACCATGCATTGCGGTCAAATTCGGGACGCCTGCACCACATCATCAGATATTCCGGCAGCAACTCATTCTCATCTTTGATTTCAAAGACAACATAGGCAGGAGAAACGATGACGCTTTCCTTCTCTTCGAGCATACTGATAGGCAATACCTCATCACGGCCAACATGCATGGGGTTAAAGGCAAACTGCTTACGGGCTACCACCTTGTATTTGGATAAATCCGTTCCATGGACATTGGCCACAGAAGGCATGAACTCTTTATTGATGCTGACACCCTGGAGGGTTGTGACAGACAGGTCTTTATTCCGGGCATTTACCTGTTTTACGAGGGTGTAAAATAGTTTGTGTAAATGGCTATGACTGAGTAAGTCAAAAAACTACCCTTTAAAAAGGAGCTCATATGGCCATTGATAAAGAAATTTTGGATCGTTTACTTGCCGACTACAATTACCAGAAGCCCGAAGAACTGATCGGTGAAAACGGGCTGCTCAAGCAGCTCACCAAGGCCTTACTGGAGCGGGCGTTACAGGCGGAAATGACCGTCCACCTGGGCCACGAAAAACATGGAACCATCGTCACCAAAGGCGGTAATGCCCGAAATGGTAACTCTGCAAAGACCATCAAGGGCGACTTCGGTAAAATGCCGATTGAGGTCCCGCGCGACCGCGACAGCAGTTTCGATCCGGTCATCATTCCCAAAGGGCAAACCCGCTTTCCCGGCTTTGACGACAAGATTATCTCTCTCTACTCCCGAGGGATGACTACCAGGGAGATTCAGGGGCACTTGGAAGACATTTACGGAGTTGATGTCTCTCCCACCCTGATTTCAACGGTCACCGATGCCGTTGCTGACGAGGTTAAAGTTTGGCAAAATCGCCCGTTGGACCCCATTTATCCCATTGTTTACATGGACGCTATCCGGGTTAAGGTGCGCGACAATGGGCATGTTAAGAACAAGGCGGTCTATCTGGCTATTGGCATCACCATGGACGGCGTCAAGGATGTCCTGGGAATGTGGGTTGCCGAAAACGAGGGCGCCAAGTTCTGGTTGCAGGTAGTGACTGAGCTAAGAAACCGTGGCGTGCAGGATATTTTCATTGCCTGCGTCGATGGCCTCAAGGGTTTTCCTGAAGCCATTGAGACGGTTTTCCCCTTCACCCAGGTCCAGCTCTGTCTCGTCCACATGGTGCGCAATTCCCTGAAATATGTCTCATGGAAACAGCGCA includes:
- a CDS encoding Appr-1-p processing protein, with translation MIRFTKGNLLKAEAEALVNTVNTVGVMGKGIALMFKEAFPENTKQYEAACKAKKVDVGQMFVVRNAQLFGPKWIINFPTKKHWRHPTKMEWVAQGLLDLHRVIIENQIKSIAIPPLGCGNGGLDWNDVRDEIVDVLSDIENVEIIVFEPIKKYQNVAKKTGVQKLTPARALVAELIRQYWILGIECTLLEIQKLAWFLERNIEKCAPDNPLDLRFEANKFGPFATRLNHLLNALDGSYLHCDKRIADAGPMDVIWFDDKKKDYLKTYLKSVAVKPYVKALETTSQIIDGFESPLGMELLATVDWLIEKNKCAATLDEIKKGLQQWPGGPEAGQRKMKVFNDRLIKIALDRLTATNNACLGNAMN
- a CDS encoding type I restriction endonuclease; the protein is MKFTEERLEQAIIELLEGEGYPHVLGQGIARDPADVLIKEDLRTFLATQYKADNITPGEIEFIVRKLETFPASDLYESNKAIMKMVSDGFLLKREDRSKKDLYVQLIDYRQLTAFRTPEASELATVVAEQPAVYHAGNNIFKIVNQLEITGYEKRIPDGILYINGLPLVVFEFKSAIREEATIHDAYVQLTVRYRRDIPELFKYNAICVISDGVNNKAGSFFAQYEFFYAWRKTDGGDLVEKDGIDSLFTMIKGLFNQDRLRDIIRNFIYFPDTSKKDEKILCRYPQYYAANKLYQNIKAHRRPEGDGKGGTYFGATGCGKSFTMLFLTRLLMKSVDFASPTIVLITDRTDLDDQLSAQFTNGKGYIGDDSVISVENRGHLRELLKGRNSGGVFLTTIHKFTEDTELLTDRDNVICISDEAHRSQVNLDQKVRITEKNGVKSVSKTYGFAKYLHDSLPNATYVGFTGTPIDATLDVFGEVVDAYTMTESVADEITVRIVYEGRAAKVLLDNSKLQEIEEYYAQCAEEGASEYQIEESKKANAQMNSILGDPDRIKALADDFVKHYEARVSEGATVKGKAMFVCSSRFIAWDFYKAVIALRPEWADVKVCEEGVELSEKEKKEIKPMERFKMIMTRGQDDPKELYDMLGTKDYRKELDRQFKNGKSNFKIAIVVDMWLTGFDVPFLDTMYIDKPIQRHNLIQTISRVNRKFESKEKGLVVDYIGIKRQMNQALAQYSKTDSSNFEEVEQSIVVVKDHLDLLAKVFHKFDKKPYFSGAPLEQLHCLNMAAEFAMITDTQEKRFMYLVKRLKAAYDICCGSDAFSQDERDHIHFYLAVRSIVFKLTKGDAPDTAQMNAKVREMIKEAIKSDGVEEIFKMGKDGGKEHDLFDDDYLAKIEKIKLPNTKIKILQQLLAKAIGDFKKVNKIKGIDFSKKLKALVERYNERKEQDVLVSEVLDDFTNEIYDLIQALRKEKESFADLGIDFEEKAFYDILKALAHKYDFEYPEDKLLHLAKEVKVIVDDKAKYTDWDARDDIKAELKADLIILLAENDYPPVDRDEVYKEIFEQAENFKRFQGAGASAGDRI
- a CDS encoding IS256 family transposase, producing MAIDKEILDRLLADYNYQKPEELIGENGLLKQLTKALLERALQAEMTVHLGHEKHGTIVTKGGNARNGNSAKTIKGDFGKMPIEVPRDRDSSFDPVIIPKGQTRFPGFDDKIISLYSRGMTTREIQGHLEDIYGVDVSPTLISTVTDAVADEVKVWQNRPLDPIYPIVYMDAIRVKVRDNGHVKNKAVYLAIGITMDGVKDVLGMWVAENEGAKFWLQVVTELRNRGVQDIFIACVDGLKGFPEAIETVFPFTQVQLCLVHMVRNSLKYVSWKQRKEVAADLKAIYQSPTAEQAEMELMTFEEKWDKTHPSIGQSWRRNWERITPFFAYSPEIRKVIYTTNAIESLNMSLRKVTKNRGSFPNDESMLKLLYMALNNIAKKWTMPIRDWKAALNRFSILFGDRMPAY